In a genomic window of Temperatibacter marinus:
- a CDS encoding ABC transporter permease — protein MIRSFAWNNFKQSLGTKDQKVVLWTQGILATILLILTLTTSSIQIYLEKNLENLLGADVVVGSNRFLSSADQEFLKNHSQRYSETIQVVVSLAHDGKWQRTALKLVDDGYPVQGDVRVSDRLGGPIRSMKQAPDVGEIWIDGRLSSRLGLVKGEIVHIGDKALTVSAILEHEPDRLMEGHSVEVRAIINQQSLNFAQFLNEKSVYRYLLAASPLQGEQITTWAKQQDNDLVITDRHNGSHPLKAYWKRVENFFGLTFVLLFFMASIAINLASKPKLEATQYRLSLYKSMGLSGTKGLSMALAEWSLTFIVTLLPAFLAALLIHSLVQGELTNHFEGIEATIAYGAVFKTMGLLALMFLFMQVPMFIQLSKASILSLIREEQTPADILSKLVWNGISLTVLAVLYSDNWLLTAMIIGSMVAILLLLLFFTWCVFTLGNIWGKKRPGLLSFVLFLLKQRLFVKATQVIGLGLSLTLLLISLGLMQDLKSSMNSQVRTSNGNLVISDLAHKDLSDFQKWAQNTKSEILGLQPFLHASVIRVNGQSLDDFATQPSDTLARLKRPIRLSWSEHVPANNRQIDGQWWQPEDKEWRQVSVEAEVMTDFGLSFGDRLTLSINGKREEFKIVSSHAFKSGGSSVTFWFQMPLMARQYIDADTHYMGGAELSDEGWSKMGAFLSRTPNLHVVTLRELTERLDATFDLVSKATSGFSLVILLLAVLVIIASVSGFESEDKKRNGLILSMGMTKATCLKMTIYEWVLTASIASFGAVIGTWGMGVLIYEDQFALAYEPNFVLYAAVMAVVLIAVTLLGVYFTRAAMNISIRQILNET, from the coding sequence CTGGGAACCAAAGACCAAAAGGTCGTTTTATGGACACAGGGAATTTTAGCAACAATCCTTTTAATACTCACCCTAACAACATCAAGTATTCAGATATATTTAGAGAAAAATTTGGAAAACCTCTTGGGGGCAGATGTTGTAGTGGGGAGTAATCGTTTCCTCTCTTCGGCCGATCAAGAATTTTTGAAAAACCACTCACAGCGATATTCAGAAACTATCCAGGTCGTCGTTTCTTTAGCCCATGATGGAAAATGGCAAAGAACAGCCCTTAAGCTTGTGGATGATGGCTACCCTGTTCAAGGCGATGTTAGAGTCAGTGATCGTCTTGGAGGTCCCATTCGCAGCATGAAACAAGCCCCTGATGTCGGAGAGATTTGGATTGATGGCAGATTGTCTTCGCGCCTTGGACTTGTAAAGGGTGAAATAGTTCATATCGGAGATAAAGCCCTAACAGTTTCAGCCATTCTCGAGCATGAGCCAGACCGGCTTATGGAAGGTCACTCGGTAGAGGTGCGGGCGATTATTAATCAGCAGTCCTTGAATTTCGCTCAATTTTTGAATGAAAAATCTGTCTATCGGTATTTGCTTGCGGCGTCACCTCTCCAAGGAGAACAGATTACAACTTGGGCAAAACAGCAGGACAATGATTTGGTAATTACTGACCGCCATAACGGTAGCCACCCGCTCAAAGCTTATTGGAAAAGAGTAGAAAATTTCTTTGGCCTGACCTTTGTTCTTCTTTTCTTTATGGCCTCTATCGCAATTAATCTAGCCAGTAAACCTAAACTAGAGGCCACACAGTATCGATTATCGCTTTATAAAAGTATGGGGCTTTCTGGTACGAAGGGGCTATCCATGGCCTTAGCAGAGTGGAGTTTAACTTTCATAGTGACTCTCCTACCGGCTTTCCTGGCGGCTTTGCTCATTCACAGCTTAGTTCAGGGTGAACTGACAAACCATTTTGAAGGCATCGAGGCTACAATTGCTTATGGCGCAGTCTTTAAAACTATGGGGCTACTGGCATTGATGTTTCTTTTCATGCAGGTCCCTATGTTCATTCAACTGTCAAAAGCATCTATTCTCAGCCTGATTAGAGAGGAGCAAACACCAGCTGATATTTTATCAAAACTTGTATGGAATGGTATTTCTCTGACTGTTCTTGCTGTGCTCTATTCCGATAACTGGTTGTTGACAGCGATGATCATAGGATCAATGGTTGCTATCCTGCTCTTGTTGCTTTTCTTTACTTGGTGTGTCTTCACACTAGGCAATATATGGGGAAAAAAGCGGCCAGGCCTCTTATCATTTGTTCTTTTCCTGTTAAAGCAGCGTCTCTTTGTGAAGGCTACGCAAGTGATTGGTTTAGGCTTGTCTTTAACTCTTTTATTGATTTCTCTTGGTCTGATGCAAGATTTGAAATCCTCTATGAATAGTCAAGTACGCACCAGTAATGGCAACCTTGTGATCAGTGATCTTGCGCATAAAGATCTCAGTGATTTTCAGAAATGGGCACAGAATACAAAGAGTGAAATACTTGGATTACAGCCCTTCCTACATGCCTCAGTTATACGGGTGAACGGTCAGTCTTTAGACGATTTTGCAACCCAGCCAAGCGATACACTTGCACGATTGAAACGCCCAATACGATTGAGTTGGTCAGAGCACGTGCCTGCTAATAATCGTCAGATAGATGGTCAATGGTGGCAGCCAGAAGATAAAGAATGGCGTCAAGTTTCGGTTGAGGCTGAAGTGATGACTGATTTTGGCCTTTCTTTTGGAGACCGTTTAACTTTGTCCATTAATGGTAAAAGGGAAGAATTCAAGATTGTTTCTTCTCATGCCTTTAAGTCAGGGGGTAGCTCTGTAACATTTTGGTTTCAAATGCCCTTGATGGCCCGGCAGTATATTGATGCTGATACGCATTATATGGGCGGCGCAGAATTGTCAGATGAAGGGTGGTCAAAGATGGGGGCATTCCTTTCAAGAACACCAAACTTACACGTGGTCACTTTAAGAGAACTGACAGAAAGGCTTGATGCAACTTTTGATCTTGTCTCAAAGGCAACTAGCGGCTTTAGTTTGGTCATTCTGCTCTTAGCTGTCTTGGTGATTATTGCATCGGTCTCTGGCTTTGAATCTGAAGATAAAAAAAGAAATGGCTTAATTCTTAGTATGGGAATGACAAAAGCTACTTGTTTGAAGATGACAATTTATGAATGGGTACTCACTGCTTCAATCGCCTCTTTTGGAGCTGTTATCGGAACATGGGGGATGGGTGTTTTGATTTATGAAGATCAATTTGCCTTAGCCTATGAACCTAACTTTGTGCTCTATGCGGCTGTTATGGCTGTGGTTCTCATCGCGGTTACTTTGCTTGGGGTCTACTTTACCAGAGCCGCGATGAATATTTCCATCCGACAAATTTTAAATGAAACCTAA